In one Bradyrhizobium cosmicum genomic region, the following are encoded:
- a CDS encoding oleate hydratase, producing the protein MKAYFIGGGIGSLAGAAFLIRDAQVPGRDIVIYEAQPMVGGSLDGAQLANGAYSLRGGRMLTTDHYECTWDLLSDIPSLERPGLSVRDETVAFNVENPAHSQARLVDRNRFKVDVSHMGFSARDRLELLRLTEASEETLGDSRITDWLSAGFFESNFWYMWQTTFAFQPWHSAVELKRYLHRFMSEFPRIETLAGVKRTVYNQYDSIVRPLADWLKRQGVQFVRGTRVTDMALEDENGRVRVRNLVLDRDSRIANVRLDDGDLVFFQNGSMTDASSLGSMTEPAPRLTKADSQGWALWETIAKGRPEFGNPSAFNTSIPESWWQSFTVTCRDPRFFDKMEAFSGNRAGTGGLVTFKDSNWLLSVVLYHQPHFSGQPKDVQVFWGYALHPDRIGNFVAKPMSECGGAEILKELCGHLNFDAGVFDNSICIPCRMPYITSMFMPRNVTDRPLPVPTNSVNLAFVSQFVEIPEDVVFTVEYSVRAAQTAVYQLMKVDRPVPPVTRHDKSLSVIFATLEKAFA; encoded by the coding sequence ATGAAGGCGTATTTCATCGGTGGTGGCATCGGATCGCTCGCAGGCGCGGCGTTCCTGATTCGCGATGCACAGGTGCCGGGGCGCGATATCGTAATCTACGAGGCGCAACCGATGGTCGGCGGCAGCCTCGACGGCGCGCAGCTCGCAAATGGCGCCTACTCGCTGCGTGGCGGGCGCATGCTGACCACCGATCACTACGAATGCACCTGGGACCTGCTGTCGGACATTCCGTCGCTCGAACGTCCCGGCCTCAGCGTGCGCGACGAGACCGTCGCGTTCAACGTGGAGAATCCCGCGCATTCGCAGGCGCGGCTGGTCGACCGCAACCGCTTCAAGGTCGACGTCTCGCATATGGGCTTCTCCGCGCGCGACCGGCTCGAGCTGCTGCGGCTTACCGAGGCCTCGGAGGAGACGCTCGGCGATAGCCGCATCACCGACTGGCTGTCGGCCGGATTCTTCGAGTCGAATTTCTGGTACATGTGGCAGACCACCTTCGCCTTCCAGCCCTGGCACAGCGCGGTCGAGCTGAAGCGCTACCTGCACCGCTTCATGAGTGAATTCCCGCGCATCGAGACGCTCGCCGGCGTCAAGCGCACCGTCTACAATCAATATGACTCGATCGTGCGGCCGCTTGCCGACTGGCTCAAGCGGCAGGGCGTTCAGTTCGTGCGCGGCACTCGCGTCACCGACATGGCGCTCGAAGACGAGAACGGTCGCGTGCGTGTGCGCAATCTCGTGCTCGATCGCGACAGTCGCATCGCCAATGTCCGTCTTGATGACGGCGACCTCGTGTTCTTCCAGAACGGCTCGATGACCGATGCGTCCAGCCTCGGCTCCATGACCGAGCCGGCTCCCCGCCTGACCAAGGCCGACAGCCAGGGCTGGGCGCTCTGGGAGACCATCGCGAAGGGGCGTCCCGAGTTCGGCAATCCGTCCGCGTTCAACACCTCGATCCCCGAATCATGGTGGCAGTCGTTCACCGTGACCTGCCGCGATCCGCGCTTCTTCGACAAGATGGAAGCGTTTTCCGGCAACAGAGCCGGCACCGGCGGCCTCGTGACCTTCAAGGATTCCAACTGGCTGCTGTCGGTCGTGCTCTATCACCAGCCGCATTTCTCCGGCCAGCCGAAGGACGTGCAGGTGTTCTGGGGCTACGCGCTGCATCCGGACCGCATCGGCAATTTCGTCGCCAAGCCCATGTCGGAATGCGGCGGCGCGGAGATCCTGAAGGAGCTGTGCGGGCACCTGAATTTCGATGCGGGCGTGTTCGACAATTCGATCTGCATTCCCTGCCGCATGCCCTACATCACCAGCATGTTCATGCCGCGCAACGTCACCGACCGGCCGTTGCCGGTGCCCACGAATTCGGTGAACCTCGCCTTCGTCAGCCAGTTCGTCGAGATCCCCGAGGACGTCGTGTTCACGGTCGAATATTCGGTGCGCGCGGCGCAGACGGCGGTCTATCAGCTCATGAAGGTCGATCGCCCGGTGCCGCCGGTGACCCGCCACGACAAGTCGCTTTCGGTGATCTTCGCGACGCTGGAAAAGGCGTTCGCGTAA
- a CDS encoding AMP-dependent synthetase/ligase, with protein MPAPLSQLPISQAHALAEVRTLPELLRWRIKATPAAEAYRHFDADAGRWVGQSWQEIDAEFELWRRALAAESLAPGERVAILMPNGIPHVAMDQAALSRGLVPVPMHAVDNPDSIAYILADSGALLLFVDSLARWQTIVATGQRLDHLKRIVCADAAGLAVADARIVALDQWLAGAPGGTAPLPDVAVNPDDLAAIVYTSGTTGRPKGVMLSHDNIIANVKAIAHRIAASPEDVFLSFLPLSHTFERTGGYYYPIAAGACVAYARSVPLLSEDLKQVRPTVLISVPRIYERIYALIMQHRATAGAVERALLDLTLAIGGRRFDVRQGHGALSLRERLAWPLLKRLVADKVLAQLGGRLKVAVSGGAPIAEPVIRLFLSLGLDVLQGYGMTETSPVVSVNTIEDNDPHSVGHVLDGIEVRLGDNDELQVRGPSVMLGYWHKPDETRRVKDADGWLHTGDQARIDNGRITITGRIKDILVTSTGEKIAPVDLETAILADPLFEQALVVGEQRPFLTALVVLNARAWVQEKERLAASGKQGGAAERAALLARIAAAVKAYPSYATPRAVWWTLDPWTIAAGLLTPTLKNKRPALEHRFADEIAQIYAKKPLTSS; from the coding sequence ATGCCAGCGCCACTCAGTCAACTGCCGATCAGTCAAGCACACGCGCTTGCCGAGGTGAGGACGTTGCCGGAGCTGCTACGCTGGCGCATCAAGGCGACGCCGGCGGCGGAGGCCTATCGCCATTTCGACGCGGATGCGGGGCGCTGGGTCGGCCAGTCCTGGCAGGAGATCGACGCCGAATTCGAACTCTGGCGGCGGGCGCTGGCCGCGGAAAGCCTTGCGCCCGGCGAACGGGTGGCGATCCTGATGCCCAATGGCATCCCGCATGTCGCGATGGATCAGGCGGCGCTGTCGCGCGGGCTGGTGCCGGTGCCGATGCATGCGGTCGACAACCCCGACAGCATTGCCTACATCCTCGCCGATTCCGGCGCGCTGCTGCTGTTCGTGGATTCGCTGGCGCGCTGGCAGACGATCGTGGCCACCGGCCAGCGGCTCGACCATCTCAAGCGCATCGTCTGTGCGGATGCGGCTGGTCTAGCTGTGGCCGATGCGCGCATCGTCGCGCTCGACCAATGGCTCGCGGGTGCGCCGGGCGGAACCGCACCGCTGCCCGATGTTGCGGTGAATCCCGACGATCTTGCCGCCATCGTCTATACCTCGGGCACGACCGGACGGCCCAAAGGCGTGATGCTGTCGCATGACAATATCATCGCCAATGTGAAAGCGATCGCGCATCGCATCGCGGCGTCGCCCGAGGATGTCTTCCTGTCCTTCCTGCCGCTCTCGCACACGTTCGAGCGCACCGGTGGCTACTACTATCCGATCGCGGCCGGTGCCTGCGTGGCCTATGCGCGATCGGTGCCGCTGTTGTCGGAGGATCTGAAGCAGGTGCGGCCCACGGTCCTGATCTCGGTGCCGCGAATCTATGAGCGCATCTACGCGCTGATCATGCAGCACCGCGCAACGGCAGGCGCCGTCGAGCGTGCGCTGCTCGATCTCACGCTCGCCATTGGCGGCCGGCGTTTTGACGTGCGGCAGGGACATGGCGCGCTGTCGCTGCGTGAGCGGCTGGCCTGGCCGCTGCTCAAGCGGCTGGTCGCGGACAAGGTGCTGGCGCAGCTTGGCGGGCGCTTGAAGGTCGCGGTCTCCGGCGGCGCGCCGATCGCGGAGCCAGTCATCCGGCTGTTCCTGTCACTCGGGCTCGACGTCCTCCAGGGTTACGGCATGACCGAGACCTCGCCGGTGGTCTCCGTCAACACCATCGAGGACAACGATCCGCACTCGGTCGGCCATGTGCTCGACGGCATCGAGGTCAGGCTCGGCGACAACGACGAACTGCAGGTGCGCGGTCCCAGCGTGATGCTCGGTTATTGGCACAAGCCGGACGAGACGCGCCGCGTCAAGGACGCCGACGGCTGGCTGCACACCGGCGACCAGGCCCGCATCGACAACGGGCGCATCACCATCACCGGCCGCATCAAGGACATCCTCGTCACCTCAACCGGCGAGAAGATCGCGCCGGTCGACCTCGAGACCGCGATCCTTGCCGATCCGCTGTTCGAGCAGGCACTGGTGGTCGGCGAGCAGCGGCCGTTCCTCACCGCTCTGGTCGTGCTCAACGCAAGGGCCTGGGTGCAGGAGAAGGAAAGGCTGGCGGCCAGCGGCAAGCAGGGTGGTGCAGCTGAGCGCGCGGCTCTGCTGGCGCGGATCGCTGCGGCGGTGAAGGCCTATCCATCCTACGCGACGCCGCGCGCGGTGTGGTGGACGCTGGACCCCTGGACCATCGCGGCTGGCCTGCTCACGCCGACCCTGAAGAACAAGCGCCCCGCGCTCGAACATCGCTTTGCGGACGAGATCGCGCAGATCTACGCGAAGAAGCCGCTCACATCCTCTTGA
- a CDS encoding cysteine hydrolase family protein gives MPNPLPALIVVDVQRAFDEWETAGKRRNNPDAVARIVDLLTAFRAHGAPIFHIRHEGTKPNSSFLPSRSGYAVKNQAREAPGEAVIVKHVNSAFIGTDLESRLRAGNITTLVICGATTNHCVETTTRMAGNLGFDARLVRDATWTFERIGPDGDTHSAEEIHAMTLSNLNGEFARIVTTHEVIASLEAVRQ, from the coding sequence ATGCCCAATCCCCTCCCCGCCCTCATCGTCGTCGACGTCCAGCGCGCGTTCGACGAGTGGGAAACGGCGGGCAAGCGGCGCAACAATCCGGATGCGGTTGCCCGCATCGTCGATCTGCTGACGGCGTTCAGGGCGCACGGCGCGCCGATCTTCCACATCCGCCACGAAGGCACCAAGCCGAACTCGTCGTTCCTGCCGTCGCGCTCCGGCTATGCGGTCAAGAACCAGGCGCGCGAAGCGCCCGGTGAGGCGGTGATCGTCAAGCACGTCAACAGCGCCTTCATCGGCACCGACCTCGAAAGCCGGCTGCGTGCAGGCAACATCACCACGCTCGTGATCTGCGGCGCCACCACCAATCATTGCGTGGAGACGACGACACGGATGGCCGGCAATCTCGGCTTCGACGCAAGGCTGGTGCGCGATGCGACCTGGACCTTCGAGCGGATCGGGCCCGATGGCGACACGCATTCGGCCGAAGAGATCCACGCGATGACCCTGTCGAACCTCAACGGCGAGTTCGCGCGCATCGTCACCACGCATGAGGTGATCGCATCGCTCGAGGCCGTGCGACAATAA